The Urbifossiella limnaea nucleotide sequence GAGAGCCTGGACGAGGGAGTGCGCTTCGGGTGGTAGAATCATGGCGGCCGTCCGCGGGCGAGGGCCAGGAGAGCTTCAGCAACCCTCATGGTAACTCGCCGCGGGCGGCCGCGCAGAATCGGCACCAGTCGAGCTAAGCGCCCACATGTCGTGCGCGTGCTCGGCTGGCCGCTCCGACAGCGCCAGCACGTCCGGCGTCAACTCGACGGCCGAGGTGTCGAGTGGCCGCGGGGTGTACGTCAATCGCCGGCCGTGGGTCGGAGGAACGGACTGAGCGGGGGCAACCGGCCGTGCAAGTCGGCGGGGACCGGCTGGCCGAGGAGCCCGTGCGCCTGGGTAACGCGGCGGAGCTGGCCGCCCATGCTCTGCGGGTGGTGCGGCTGGGCGTCCGGGTGGCTGGCGGCGACGTGGTAGTGGGCGACAGCGTCGTCCCACCGGCCGAGGATCGCCGCCGCCTCGCCGCGCGTCGCCAGGTGCCAGATGTGGTCGTCGGCCTGCCGCCGCGCCCGCGCCAGGTCCGGGGCGAGGAGCGCCTCGGCGCGCTGCCGGGCCTCGGCCGCGAGCGCCTCCGACGCGGGGAGCCGCCCCCGCGCCAGCGCCAGGGCGGCGCGGACGAACACCAGGAACGCGACGTTCACCGCCGGGTACCCCGACCCGGGTGGCTCGCACGCCCGGCGGTACCGGCCGGCGGCCGTCGCGTACTGCTCGTCGGCCAGCTCGAACGCGAGGTTGCGGCCCGGGTCGCCGGCCGGCCGCGACAGCCCGTCGTCCAGGTGAATGTGCCCGCGGTCCTTCGGCAGCCGGGCCCACAGGCAGTACGTGTCTTCGTCGAGCCGGCCGCCGAACCGCCGGTCCACGTCCGCCAGTAGGTCCTCGGCGTCGGCGGGTCGGCCGCGGCGGATGAGGTTGAAAGCCCGCTCGAACCACAGGTGCAGCGCCGTCGGGTAGCGGTCGGGGGCGGTGATCGCGGCCAGCAGATCCCCGGCCGCGTCGAGGTCGGCGGGGTCGGAGCCCCGGTTCCACTGCCGGGCCACCCTGAGGAGGTGATGGTGGCTCGGGTACCGCCGCCCCAGCAGCTCGACGACGCGGTCGGTCATGCGACGCCTCCCGGCCGCGTCCGCTCGTACTGGACGGCCGCCACCCCGGCCGACACCAACGCCGCGGCCCGCTCCCGCGGTGTCTGGTTTTCGAACCCGACGGTCGTCAGCCCGTAGCACGTCAGGAGGTAGTCATACTCCTTCAGCCACTCGTGGACGCGGTTCGGGCGCAGGCCGAGGTGCGTCGCGGCGTGGCGGCGGATGGCCAGGACGACGGCCGCCAGCCGGTCCCACCCGATCCGCGTCGCGTCCGACGAGACCGCGTCGATCCACACGCCGGACTCGTGCGCGTCGCGGGTGGCGGCGGCCAGCCGGGTCTCGAAGGCCTCGACGACGGCGGCGAACTCGGCGAGGGTGCCGGTCGGGTGGAGCGCGGCGGCGGCACGGACCTTCAGCTCGGTCTCCAGCTTGACGAAGTCCCACCCGACGAGGTTGTCGCACGACGCGTGTTCGTAGTCGAACAGCGCGGGCGAGCCGGCCTGGTTGTCTTCCACGCCGACGAGCACGTTCCGCCCGTGCAGGTCGCCGTGGGCGCGGCCTCGGAGGGTGCGCGGCAGAATCTGGTCCGGCGACTCTCCGTCGGCGACCTCGGCCTCCAGGAACTTGGCGTAATCAACCGGGTCGAGGTACCGATCGCATTCGGGCGGGAACGCGGCCCCGACCTGCTGTCGAACCTCAACCGCGTCGGCCGCCGACTCCCACCGGGCGAGTGCGTCGCTGAGCCGCCGCCGCGGGCCGCCTCGGAGCGGGTTCAGCGCCACGCCGGCGGCGTCCGGGTCGGCCGGTCGCGTCGCCGTATAGAGCACCCGGCCGAGCTGCGCGAATAACTGGTCGAGCGACTGGAGGACTGAGCGCAGGTCGGGCGAGCCGAGCCGCACCGCCCGCAGCACGGCGACCTCCAGCGTGATGACTTCGTCCACGCCGATGTGCGGCCCCGCGTCCTGGTACGCGAGCGCGGCGAGCTGCGTCGGCGTGTTCGCGTGGAAGCGGGGTTCGAGCGCCATGAACACGGCGTCGGCACGGAACCCGACCGGCCGGCACGCCGCCCACGCCCCGAGTTCCTGGGCCAGCCGATCGTGCGCGGCGAGCTTCACGATGTAGGTGCCCGGCTCGCGGTCGTCGCGCACGTCCACCCGGAGGATGACCTCGCCGGGCCGCGGGCGGAACCCGGCGTACACGTCGAGCGCCAGCACGGCCGTCGCATTCGGGAAGGCGGCGGCGATGCGGCCGTCGTAGTCGGCGAGGGTGTGGGCGAGGCCGGCGGCTGAGCCCTCGGCGCGGATCAGGTGGTCCTGAAGCCGGCGCTCGGCGCGGTGGGTCCACACGACAGTCGGCACGGTCGAACCTCGGAAGTCGCGGGGCCGGTCGGGGATGACCCCGGCGAGCCGGAAGACGGTTTCCACCTGGGCCGAGACGGGCCGGCCATCGGCCGCCGCCCCGCGGAGGATTTCCGGCAGCGTCAGCCACCGGTTCGCCGGGTCGGCGGCGACCGCCGCCGCGGCCCGCGTGGTTAGCAACTCGGTGTCGTACAGCTCGACGCGGTAGAGTGTCTCGACCCCGGCCGAGCCGGACTGCGCCCGGTACTCGCAGGTCGGGGCCACCGGCGCGGCGGCGACGCGGAAGTCGGTTCCGGCGGCGAGGCCGAGTTCCTCCTCGACCTCGCGGACGCAACATTCGCGGATCGATTCGCCGCCCTCGACGTGCCCGCCGACGAGCGCCAGTCGCTGCCAGGTGTCGCTCCACTGCGCCAGGTACTCGGCAGGTCGGCCGCGGCGGATGAGGGCGAGGCCGGCAACAGAAGTTCGCACGTGCGCCCTCGTTCACATGCCGACGGCGCGGCGGACGTCAGCCAGCGACATCACCGCGAGGACGTGGCGGGCCGTCTCCGAGACGGGCTCGTGGTCGGTGAACTCGGCGGGCGTGAGCCACACCGCGACGTGCCCCGGGAGCGGCCGCGGCTCGGCCCCGACGCGGCTGGCGAACAGGTGATAGCGGTAGCGTTTCCACTCACCGTCGCGGCCGCTCTGCTGGTACGGCGGCACCTCCGCGTGGAGCTTCACCAGCGCCGCCGCGTCGACCGGCCGGCCGAACACCTCGGCGGCCGCCCGCGCCGCGGCCCGCGCCGGGCTCTCGGCGGTCGGGGCCGCCCCTGGCGACGCCGGCGGGAGGACGGCGACCTTGCTCATCGGCAGGGTAAAGCTCCCCCAGTCTGGATTGAAGTCGGCTAGCAGCCGCTCCCCGCGGGGGTCAGCGATGAGGACGACGGCGACGTCTACGACCGGGAACGGCTCGGCCACGGGGCACCTCCAACGGGTTGGTGTCGGTCTCGGTCGATGATACCCGCGCCGCTGGCCGATCGAAGCTGAAAACACGATGATTGCCCCGCCGGCAGCGTAATCCCAACTGTCGGGCAAGAACCGGAGTCGGCCCGTGGCGGCGACGAAGAATGTGCTCAGCCCCGAGCTGTGCCGCACGTTCGTGGCCCTAGTCCGTCACGAAGGGTCGGTCACGGCCGCGGCGCGGGAGCTCGGGTTGAACGAGGCGAGCGTGTCGAAGCGTCTGCGCCCGCTGGCCCGCGGCTGCCCACCCGCGGTGCCGCGGCCGTGGCTGGCGAAACGCGGCAAGCGGTTCGTGACGACCGACGAGGGGCGGCGGATGCTCACCGCCGCGACCGAGGCCGCCGCCGGGTGGGACCGGTTTGCGGCCCTCGCCGCCGCCGACCGCGAGCCGGCGGTGACCGTCGCGTGCGGCCACGAGGCGGCGGGCGGGATCGTGCTCGCCGCCGCCGCCCGGTTCCGCCGCGAACACCCGGCGGCTGCAGTGCGCGTGGTCGTCGCGCGCGGCCGCGCCCGGGTCGAGGGCGTGGCCGTGGGCCGGTTCGACCTGGCGCTCGTGACCGACACCCCCGCCGCCGTGCGCGAGGTCGCCCGCCGGCCGGTATTGGTCGAGGCGCTGGCGGAAGACGAACTCGTCGCCGCGTGCGCGATCCGCTCCGACTGGGCCGCCGCTTTCGCCGACGCCGCGCGACCCGTCACCGCCGTCGAAGCGGTCGGCTGGACGCTCGTGCTTCCTGAGGGCGACTCGGCCGTGCGCCGCCGTTGGGACGAACTCGTCCGCCGCCGCGTCCCGACGGCGGCGCCTCGTGTGGCGGTGGAGGCCGGCGGGTGGCGCGTCCTGGCCGGGTACGTCGCCGCGGGCTTCGGCGTCGGGCTCCTCCCCCGGTCGGTCGCAGCCGGGCTCGGGGTGAGGGTGAGGGTGAGGGCGTTGGCGGCCGACCTGCGGCCGTCGAACCGGGTGTACGTCGTGCGGCTGGCGGACGCCGGCGAGCGGGCGGAACTCATCGACGCCTTCCGGGCGGCACTGGGGGGCGCGGCGGGGCCGGACTGACGGTGCCCGTTGGTTGACGTATCGCAGCGTGTCAGGCAACGAGGCGGAAACTCGCGTCAGCCGGCCGGCGGGTCGTGTACGATCAGTGGCGTGCGTCTCTCCCCGCACTCCCGGGAGTGAACCCGTGCCCGACTCACCCGCGCCCGACGACGCCCTCCTGCCGGCCGACGATCTCCCGCCCGAGCCGGCGCTGTCGGACGAGGACCGCGCCGCCGCCCTGCTGCTGGAAGGCGAGGTGCCGAGTCCCCCGCGCCCCGCCCCGGAGGCGGAACCGGAGCCGGAGGCCGACACCGGGGTGCCAGCCGAGGCGATGTTCCCCATCATCCGGGTCCGGGAGATCGGCGGCCGGTATCGCGCGCTGCGGCTCGACGCCGACGGGGTGACCCTCACCGCGGCCGAGGCCCCGCCGGCCGAGCCGGACGACGACCCGGCCGGTCGGCGGCCGACCGTCACCTTCCGCGCGGGGTGGGACGAGATCGCCGCCGCCGAGGTCACGCCCGAGGCCTCGGGCCAGGCCCGCGTCCGGTTCCGCCGAGGGGCGCAGGAACACGACTCGACCGTCCCGGTCGCCCAGTGCCGTAACGTCCTCCTCGCCCTGGCCGGGAAGCTGCCCGACCGGTCCCGCTCGACGGTGGTCCCGCCCGACGAACAGCCGGCCCCGCCGAAGCCGCCCCGACGGGGGCGGGCCGGGCGGAAGCCCTACCGGTCCCGGGTGCTCGGGGCGGTGCTGAAACTCATAGGGCTGTGCGTCCTCGGCGGGATGTTCGCCTTCGTGATGAGTGATGCGTGGGACCGGCTCTGGGCGAGCAGCAAGTTCCTGTGCTTCTTCCTCCCCCCCTTCGCATACGGGGTCGGGGCAGTCCTCATCTACCGAGGGTATCAACTCGGCGCCCGCACGTTCGACCCGGGCAAGCACCCCGACGACCGGCCCCCGATCCTCTACCTGCGCGGGTTCGACACCGACGGCCGGCGGACGCTCCAGCCGGAAACCTTTCTCGCCCGGGTCCACGGGGTGAAGCCGGTGTGGCGGCACAAGGAGAACCGCAAGGGGTGGTGGAATCGAGACATGACCGAACTGGTGAAGGACCTCACCCAGTCGGGCTACCTCCATCCCCTCCGGCTTCTGCGGATGCTGCTGAACGCCGGGGCCGACACCGTGGCGGAAGTGTTCGCCATCGGGTTCCGGCGGCTCGGCCCGCTTGTGGCGATCGGGCGCCCCGGCGACGCCCTGGCCACCCCCGGGCCGGACCAGATGTACGTCCCGGACGAGAAGTGGCAGCAGGTGGTTCTCGACTACCTCGGCCGCAGCCAGGCGGTCATCCTGATGCCGTCGAATAGCCCCGGCGTGCAGTGGGAGATCGACCAGGTGTTCGCCCGGGTGCCGCGGCACCGGGTGCTGCTGGACATGCGCGAATTCCGGGGCGACCCGAACGGCTACGAGCAGTTCCGCGCCCGGGTCGCCGGCCGCGGCGTCCGCCTGCCGGAAATCATCCCAGTCTGGGATCGGCACGGGTTCGTCTACTTCGAGCCGGACGGCACGCCCCGGGTACAGGCGTTATGCCTGAAGTCGCCGGTGCTGTGGCCGCTGACCGGGAACGCGGTCGATACGCGGCGGACGTTCGGCAGCTACATCCAGGGCTTGGCCGGGGGCGACCGGCCCCCCCCGGCCCGGCCGCGCGCGTACCCCGGGCACACGGCCGCTTCCCTCGTCGTCACGACCGTGATGGCCCTTTTCCCGCTCGCCGTCCTGAACGCCAACACGGTCTACGCCGACATGGCCTGGCGGTACGCAAGCGCCGGCGTCAGCGGGACACCGCTCGCGCGGGTGGTGCCCGAAGACGACCCGACCGGGCCGGCGGCCCGTGCGTACACAGGGACGCGAATGCCGTACGAGTTCCGCCTCGGCCCCGCCTGGGTTCCGAAGACGACCTCCGCCGGTACGAACGCCGTCGAGTACCTGTTCAGCTACTGGGACGGTCTGGCCGAAATCGCCATCAACGTAGTCGAGACACCGTTCCCCAACGACGCGGCGGTGGTGAGCTACTACCGGACGGTGGTCGAGGAGACCGCGCGGCGGCAGCGCCCTGGAATGAACGCAGTCGTGACGCACACGGACCCGATCACGGTACGGGAGAATGGGGCGGTATGGCTCGCAGTCGAGTTCACCATCACGGGCGGTGGGGGGACGGGGTACAACCACGTGCGGGCTTGGCGGACCCCGCACGCCACCCTGTTCGCTGAAGTCGCCGTACCGTCCGGCGGGACGTACAAGACGTTCGCCGACCGGTTCTTCTCGACCCTACGGGTGACCGGCCCGGCTCCAACCCCGGTCGTCATCCCGCCACCCACCCTGCCGCCAACCCCGATCGGGAATCCGCCGGCGTGGGAGCCGAAGCTTGTCGTAAACCCGCCGCCGCCCACGCCCGTCGCGTCCGACCCGGTGGCCGAGGTGCTCGCCGCCGCCAACGCCGGCCGGCCGGCCAAGTACGACGGCAAGGCGATGGGGTACACCCTCACCCTACCCGGCGTGTGGCGGGCCGAGCCCATTCCCGCGGCGGTGGAGCAGAACGTCCGCCGGGCGGCCGGCGACGCCAAGGTGCAGGTCCATGCCCTCGACCATCATTTCCTCCTGCGAGACAGTTCATTCGGCGCGCTCGGTACGGAGGTCATCGAAGGCGAGTTCGATCACGCCGACCTGCCGGGCGTGGTCGCAGAACAGGAGCGAATCCAGCGCGAACTCCTCCGAGCCGCGGTCGGGGTCACGGGTCCCGCGCTGGAACTCCGGGTCGTCGGCAGTCGCACCTTCACCGCCGGCAGCCGCGATTGGAGCGAGTACGAATTCCGCGTGACCGCACCCGGGCGGAACGAAGGATTCACCCTGCTCAACCGGATCACGACGTACCGCGGGAAGACTCTGATCGTGACCGGCCGCGTGCAGCACTTCGACCCGCGGGTCCGCCGGCTCGTCGTCGAGGCGCTGGACGCGGTCACGATCACCCGCACCCCGCCGCCCGGGGCCGACCTGCCGTGGGCGGGGAAGACCGTCATCCCGACCCGCTTCGACGTCCTCGCCCGGCCGCGGCCCCCGATTCCCGGGAAGGCCGCCGAGCCGCTTCGAGACGGCTCGTACACCGTTCTCGCCGACGACGGCGGCCGGCTGAAGGTCCGCGACGGCGGCCGCGACGTGTGGTTCGACAAGGACGACGCCGTGCCCCTCGAACACGCCGTCGGGTACTTCACCGACCGCCTCGCCGCCGACCCGAAGTCCGCGCCCGCCCGGTTCGGCCGGGCCGTCGCCCGCGACCTCCGCGGCGAACCCGAGGCCGCCATCGACGACTACGGCGGGGTGATCGAGCTCGACCCGAACAACGCCGGCGCCTACGGCAACCGCGGCGACCTGCGGCGGCGGCTCAGGCGGTTCGCCCCCGCGGCCGAGGACTACACCGCCGCCATCCGCCTCGCCCCGACCGACGCCGCCAACCACGACTTCCGAGGCCTCTGCTACCTCGAGCTGCGCGACTACCCGAAGGCCGCCGCCGACTACACCGAAGCCATCCGGCTCGGCCGGCGGTTGCCGCACGTCGTCAACAACCGCGGCCTCGCCCGGGAGCAACTCGGCGACCTGCCGGCCGCGGCCGCGGACCTCGCCGAAGCCGTCCGCCTCGACCCCGGGTTCGTCAACGCCTGGCGGTCCCTCGGGCGGGTCAACGCCGCCCGCGGGTTGGCCGCCGACGCGGTCGCCAACTACTCCGAAGCCATCCGCCTCGACGCCGGTCATGCCGACACCTTCTACCGCCGGTCCGCCCTCCACCGCGGCCGCCGCGACTTCGGCCTCGCCGCCGCCGACCTGTCCGCCGCCCTCCGCATCGCCCCGGACCTCGCCCCCGCCCTCCGCGACAAGGCCTGGCTCCTCGCCACCTGCCCCGACCCCGCCGTCCGCGACGGCAAGGCCGCCGTCGCCGCCGCCCTCAAACTCGTCGGCGCCGGCAAGCGGCCGGGCGACCTCGCCGTCCTCGCCGCGGCGCACGCCGAGGCCGCCGACTTCCCCGCCGCCGTCCGCGCCCAGCGGCAGGCGCTCGCCGACCGGGAGTACGCCGCCGCTGCCGGCAAAGCGGGCGCCGATCGCCTCGCCTTGTACGAAGACGGGAAGGCGTACCGCGAGCCGTGAGCCGCACCGGAGGCGACCCGTGCCCACCCCCGACGACCTGGCGCCCGGCCCAGGGCCGGTCCTCGATCAGTTCGCCGCCGCCCACCCGGACCGCCACCCGGCCGCGTGGGACGCCGACCCGCACGGGCCGCGGCTGTACCGGGCGTTCGCGGCGCGGCTCATCGCCCGTGGCCACCCCGCCCAGGGGCTCAGCCTGGCCCGCCGCGGGGTCGCGGCCTACCCCGGTGACGCCGAGCTCCGCTACCTCGTCGCCCTCGGGTTCGCTCGCGGCGGGAATGCCGGGTCGGCCGAGCACGCCCTCGGGCCGCTGCTGCGCGAGCGCCTCGCCGGCCCGACCGGCCTCGACCGCCTGACCGCCGACGTGATCGCCCTTCGCGGCCGGCTCCTGAAGGACCGCTTCCGCCGCGAACCCGACGCGGCGGCGCGCGCGGCGCTGGCGGCCGGTAGCGCCGACTGGTATGAGACCGCCGCCGCCCACGCCCCCGACGCGACCTACCCGCTGGTGAACGCCGCGACCATGCGCCTCCTCGCCGGCGACGCCGCCGGGGCGCGCCGCCACGCCGACGCCGTGCTGGCCGCCGTCCGCCCCGCCGCCGACGACTACTGGGCGCACGCGACGGCCGGCGAGGCGGAACTGGTTGCCGGCCGCCCGGAGCCGGCTGCGTCGCACTTCGAGACCGCCGTCGGCCGGATGCTCGCCGCCGAGGACTACGGCTCGCTGGCGGCGCTGATCGGCAACCTGCGGCTGCTCGCGGCGGCCGGCGTCGGCGGCGACCTCGCCTGGGTTCACGCCCGGCTCGGCAACGTCGTCGTCTACTCCGGCCACCGCATTGACCCGCCCGGCGCCCCGGCCCGCTTCCCGGACGACCCCGCGCTCGTCGAGCGCGTCCGTGCGGCGGTCCGCGCGGCGCTCGACGCGGCGAACGCGCGGTTCGCGTTCGGGTCGCTCGCCGGCGGGGCCGACGTGCTGTTCGCGGAAGAACTCCTCGCCCGCGGGGCCGACCTGCAGGTCGTGCTGCCGTGCGCCGCCGACGACTTCCGCCGCACGAGCGTGGACTACGGGCGGCCCGAGCTGCGGCACTGGGCCGACCGCGCGGCCGCGGTCCTCGGCCGGCTGCGGCCGGACCAGGTCCACCACGCGACGGAGGAGCCGTACCTCGGGTCCGACCAGCTGTTCGCGTACACGAACGAGGTGATTCAGGGGATGGCCGTCGTCCGGGCGGCGCAGTTCGGGTTCCCGCCCGAGGCGGTCGTGCTCCTCGACCCGGCCGCGCCGGCGGCGCCCGGCGGGGCGCGGCACTTCCGCGAGCAGTGGACGGCGGCCGGGCGGCCGTGCCGGACGATCGACCTGGCGGCGGTCCGCGGGTACGCGGCGGCGGCGGCGCACCCGGGCTGGTCGGCCGGCGGGTGGGAGCCGCCGGCGGCCACGCTGCCCCGACCGATCCGGGCGATGCTGTTCGCCGACGTGGCCGCCTTCAGCCGGATGCGCGAGGAGTTCGCGCCGGCGTTCTTCACCCGGTTCTCGGACCTGCTGGCCGGCGCGCTGGCGACCGCCGGCCCGGCGGCGCTGATGGCCAACACGTGGGGCGACGGGTTCTTCGCCGTGTTCCCGGGGGCGGTGGAGGCGGCGGAGTTCGCGACCGGCCTCCTCGCCCGGTTCGAGGCGGCGGCGGCCGACTGGCAGGCGGTCGGCTTCCCGGACCCGAACCCGCTGCGGGTCGGGCTGCACGTCGGGCCGGTGTTCGAGCGGGCGGACGACCCGGTGTTGAAGGGCCGGAACGTGTTCGGCCGGCACGTCAACCGCGCCGCCCGGATCGAGCCGGTGACCACGCCGGGGTGTGCGTACGCGAGCGAGCAGTGCGCGGCCCAGCTGGCGGTCCACGCCCCGGGCCGGTTCGACTGCGACTTCGTCGGCGTCGAGCAGCTGCCGAAGGGCGGCGGCCCGCTGCCGCTGTTCCGGGTGGCCCCCGCGGCCGGGCGCGTTGCGGGCGGGCCGGCTGGCGGGTAGGGTGGGACGCAGATCGGGAGACGAGTGATGGGCGCCAGGGCGGTCTTCGTGAGCGGCACGTCCGCCGACCTCGGGTCGTACCGGGCCGAGGTCGTCCGCGTGCTGCTGCAGCGCGGCTGCCATCCGGTCGAGCAGGACCACTTCGCCCTCACCAGCCAGACGATCCTGGAGAAGCTGGAGGCGAAGGTCGCGGCGTGCGACGCGGTCGTCTGCCTGGTCGGGATCGCCTACGGCGCGGAGCCGTCGCCGCCCCCGTCGGGGCAGCCGCGCCGGTCGTTCACCCAGTGGGAGTACCACTTCGCCCGGGCGCACCGGAAGCCGGTGTACATCCTCCTCGCCGCCGCGAACACGGAGTTCGACGAGAGGCCGAAGGAGTCGCAGGGCGCCCGCGACCTTCAGCGCCGCCACCGGGCCGAGCTGGAGCGGCTGAACCAGGACACCGCGACGTTCTCCGACCGCGCCGAACTGGCGCAGCACGTCGCCCTGCTCGAATTCCCGCCGCCGCGGTCGCGCGGTCGCAGGGCGGTCGCGGCGGCCGGCGTGCTCGCCGTCGCCGTCGTCGTCGGGCTGGTGGCGTGGGCACCCTGGCGGGCGCCGGCCGGCGCCGTCGCTGCCGCGCGGCCGCCGGTGCGCGACCGGTACGACCCCGGGCTGGCGCCTGAGGCGGTGGCGTCGGAGTCGGCCGCGTACGACCGGCTCGCCGAACTCGTCGCCGGGCACCTCGCCGCGACCGGGGCCGACGGACTCCGCTGCGATGGATTCGCCGACTTCACCGGTGAGCGGTCGCACCAGGGGCCCGGCATCGAGTTCCAACTCACACCCCGCCTCCTGGCACGCGGGGTCCGCGTCCGCGACGCTGACCGCGGTCCGGTCCTCGCCGGCGCCTACACCGTCGCCGCGATCGACAGCCCGACGCTGAAGGGGAAGAAGTTCTTGGGGCCCATCATCCAGGCGTCGGTGTACCCCGCCGGCGCGGACGCGCCGTCGTTCCGGGTGGCCGTCGGGGTGCCCGAGCCGCTGGCCGCCGCCCGGTTCCGCGGGACGGTAGTGGGCGACGTCGGGGCCGGGTCGTCGCTCTACGCCCGGCAGGCCCAGGTCGAGAAGGCCGCCACCCCGGTGCTCGACCTCGGCGGCGCCCGCGCCGGGGGCGCGAGCCCGTTCGCCCTCGCCCTCGTCCGCCGCGGCAGCGCCACCCCGTTCCCGCTCCGGCTGACGGACGGCCGGGCGTGGGCCACGATGGCTAAGGGGGACGAGTTCGCCATCCGCCTCACGAACCGCGCCGCATACGACGCTGCGGTCGAGGTCACCGTGGACGGCGAGAACGTGGTCGACGGCAGTGACCCCAAACTCCGGTGCGTGCGGGTGCCGGCCGGCGGGGAGCGGGACGTGGAGGGGTGGTACACCCACGGCGACGGTGGGGCCGGGACGAACAAGGCGTTCGTCGTCACCGAGTTCGAGCGGTCGGTCGCGGGCGAGCGCAAGCAGACGGAAGGGGTTGGGGTCGTCTCGGCCTACTTCCACGCGGCCTGGGAGGGCGCCCCGCCGGCCGACGAGCGCGGCACCGAGGCCCGGAGCGTGCCCACCTACGGGATCGGCCGCGGGGAGGCGACGGCCGTAGTCGCGCAGGTGCGTGAGATGCAGGTCGGCCGGCGGCGGGCGTCGCTGCACGTCCGCTACGCGGTGGACGAGTAGGCGGCTCGGCGGAACAACGGGAGGCTCGTCATGCCCAGGGCCGTTCTGGTGACCGCGGCGGTGGTCCTCGTCGCCGCTGCCGGAGGGCTGTACCTCGCCCTCCGCCCCATCGGTGGGCCCGGCGACGCGCCCGCGCCCGAACCCGCGCCGGTCGCGGTGGTCGCACCCGCCGCGCGACCCGACCCCGCGCCGGCCCGCCGGCCGATGACCATCGAGCTCGTCGGCCAGGCCTCGACACCGGCAAACGTGCCCGGGGCGGCTCCGCGCCCTGCGGCCCCGCCCCGCATGCTGACGGTCGGCGCGCGGGTCACCGCCGTCGCCTTCCACCCGACGCAGCCGACCGAACTCGCCGTGTCCACCACGACCGGGGAAGCGGTCGCCTGGAACCTCGCGACCGGCGGCCGCGGGCGGGTGCTGTCGAAACACGCGGGGCAGGCGACGGCCGTGGCCTACAGTCCGAAGGGGGAAACCGTCCTGACGGCCGCCGGGGACCGGGTGAAGGCCGACCTGACGCCCGAGGAGATTCTCAAGGACGTGGGCGAGGACGACGCGCTGGAGCACGTCGAGACCGAGCGCGGCGTGATGATCCGCAACCCCGGACCGTCGGTCGGGCTGTCCGACATGCTCCGCGGCGACGGCAGGGGGGACTTCTCCGCCATCCTGTCCGAGCACGCCACCGGCAAGCAGTTGCGGCGCGTCGTAGGGCACGACGCCGGCGTGCTGGCCGCCGCGTACGCGGCCGACGGCAAGCGGTTCGCCACCGCCGCCGGGGACGGCAAGGTGGTGTTGTGGAACGCCCACACCGGACGGCCGGTCCGCGACCTCGTCGGGCACCGCGGCCCGGTCCTCGCGACCACCTTCACCCCCGACGGGCGCCGGCTCCTGACCGGCGGGATCGACCGCACCGCCGTCCTGTGGGACGTGGCCGAGGGGAAGCCGGCGGTCACCCTGGGCGGGCACGCGAACCGGGTCGCCGGCGTCGCCGTCAGCCCCGACGGCCTCCTCGCCGCGACCGGGTCGGTCGAGCAGCCGACGGCCGAGACGCCGGCCGGCCGAAAGGAGTCGCGGTACGGAAAGCAGCACGGTACGGCGACCCTGTGGGACCTGACGACCGGCGAGCGGGTGCGCGGGTTCGTCGGCCACGACCACCTGGTCGCCGCGCTCGCCTTCGGCCCCGACGGGCGCGTGCTGGTGACCGGGTCGTGGGACGGCACCGCGGCGGCGTGGGAGGTCCACACCGGGCGGCG carries:
- a CDS encoding adenylate/guanylate cyclase domain-containing protein codes for the protein MPTPDDLAPGPGPVLDQFAAAHPDRHPAAWDADPHGPRLYRAFAARLIARGHPAQGLSLARRGVAAYPGDAELRYLVALGFARGGNAGSAEHALGPLLRERLAGPTGLDRLTADVIALRGRLLKDRFRREPDAAARAALAAGSADWYETAAAHAPDATYPLVNAATMRLLAGDAAGARRHADAVLAAVRPAADDYWAHATAGEAELVAGRPEPAASHFETAVGRMLAAEDYGSLAALIGNLRLLAAAGVGGDLAWVHARLGNVVVYSGHRIDPPGAPARFPDDPALVERVRAAVRAALDAANARFAFGSLAGGADVLFAEELLARGADLQVVLPCAADDFRRTSVDYGRPELRHWADRAAAVLGRLRPDQVHHATEEPYLGSDQLFAYTNEVIQGMAVVRAAQFGFPPEAVVLLDPAAPAAPGGARHFREQWTAAGRPCRTIDLAAVRGYAAAAAHPGWSAGGWEPPAATLPRPIRAMLFADVAAFSRMREEFAPAFFTRFSDLLAGALATAGPAALMANTWGDGFFAVFPGAVEAAEFATGLLARFEAAAADWQAVGFPDPNPLRVGLHVGPVFERADDPVLKGRNVFGRHVNRAARIEPVTTPGCAYASEQCAAQLAVHAPGRFDCDFVGVEQLPKGGGPLPLFRVAPAAGRVAGGPAGG
- a CDS encoding tetratricopeptide repeat protein; translation: MPDSPAPDDALLPADDLPPEPALSDEDRAAALLLEGEVPSPPRPAPEAEPEPEADTGVPAEAMFPIIRVREIGGRYRALRLDADGVTLTAAEAPPAEPDDDPAGRRPTVTFRAGWDEIAAAEVTPEASGQARVRFRRGAQEHDSTVPVAQCRNVLLALAGKLPDRSRSTVVPPDEQPAPPKPPRRGRAGRKPYRSRVLGAVLKLIGLCVLGGMFAFVMSDAWDRLWASSKFLCFFLPPFAYGVGAVLIYRGYQLGARTFDPGKHPDDRPPILYLRGFDTDGRRTLQPETFLARVHGVKPVWRHKENRKGWWNRDMTELVKDLTQSGYLHPLRLLRMLLNAGADTVAEVFAIGFRRLGPLVAIGRPGDALATPGPDQMYVPDEKWQQVVLDYLGRSQAVILMPSNSPGVQWEIDQVFARVPRHRVLLDMREFRGDPNGYEQFRARVAGRGVRLPEIIPVWDRHGFVYFEPDGTPRVQALCLKSPVLWPLTGNAVDTRRTFGSYIQGLAGGDRPPPARPRAYPGHTAASLVVTTVMALFPLAVLNANTVYADMAWRYASAGVSGTPLARVVPEDDPTGPAARAYTGTRMPYEFRLGPAWVPKTTSAGTNAVEYLFSYWDGLAEIAINVVETPFPNDAAVVSYYRTVVEETARRQRPGMNAVVTHTDPITVRENGAVWLAVEFTITGGGGTGYNHVRAWRTPHATLFAEVAVPSGGTYKTFADRFFSTLRVTGPAPTPVVIPPPTLPPTPIGNPPAWEPKLVVNPPPPTPVASDPVAEVLAAANAGRPAKYDGKAMGYTLTLPGVWRAEPIPAAVEQNVRRAAGDAKVQVHALDHHFLLRDSSFGALGTEVIEGEFDHADLPGVVAEQERIQRELLRAAVGVTGPALELRVVGSRTFTAGSRDWSEYEFRVTAPGRNEGFTLLNRITTYRGKTLIVTGRVQHFDPRVRRLVVEALDAVTITRTPPPGADLPWAGKTVIPTRFDVLARPRPPIPGKAAEPLRDGSYTVLADDGGRLKVRDGGRDVWFDKDDAVPLEHAVGYFTDRLAADPKSAPARFGRAVARDLRGEPEAAIDDYGGVIELDPNNAGAYGNRGDLRRRLRRFAPAAEDYTAAIRLAPTDAANHDFRGLCYLELRDYPKAAADYTEAIRLGRRLPHVVNNRGLAREQLGDLPAAAADLAEAVRLDPGFVNAWRSLGRVNAARGLAADAVANYSEAIRLDAGHADTFYRRSALHRGRRDFGLAAADLSAALRIAPDLAPALRDKAWLLATCPDPAVRDGKAAVAAALKLVGAGKRPGDLAVLAAAHAEAADFPAAVRAQRQALADREYAAAAGKAGADRLALYEDGKAYREP